The region AAAATACGACATACCCCAATTTCTTTGCAGCATCAGCCACGGAACCATCAACTGCAAAAATAAGATCTAATAAAGCTTGCATTCCCTGagaagaatacaagaaaatgtgttaCATAAGTCACAAACTTCTCCATACTTTCATAGTAAAAACTAAAAACTCATGAGAAAGTAGATCTGTATATACCAAAACGAACTTTGGGTTATTATGCCCAATTTGAGGCCCACAATCCGATCCTCTTATAGTTGACTTTGGTGGAAGAACTTGAAGAAGCTCAGGAGGAGGTGTGTATGTTTCAAGATCTATACTGTTCCTGACTAGTCCAAACCAACAAAGGAAATAATGAAATATACATCAATTAATAAGCAAGTAAAATATGTAACATTAAGCTGCTTTTGTTACATTTACAAGTTTATTAGGGAAATTTGGTGTTATTTATTCAGTATAATACTTGAAAGGAACATTTAAAAGCTTGAAGACTACAAGGTGAGACAATAAAGATAACATGTACCTTTAAGAGCTAGCAGACTCCGCAGTCGAGCTAGGGCAGATGCCCGATTTTTGTGCTGTGATCTATCTTCAGATGCCTATAAACACCACAATAAAACTAAACTTCATGAGAAACAAAAGCAACATGCACAGAATGAAATAATCAATTAATTACTCTGAGAACAAAAAGTGATACGCATCCCTTCACAAAAAGAAGCCACCTGTGACTCTCTAGGCTAATGAACAAACTTTTGAATTCAATATTGATGTGTATTCTGTAAACTTTACTTATACTTTACTTTGTTACAACTTACAATCACCTCCTCCATCCTAAAACAAACTTTAGTCAGATACTCAATTTTCTTAGTATAACTTGTGTATGTATTATCTCCAAAATGATTATTTCAACCCTCAAATCTGATCATAATCACTCTACATTATGtcaattttaaatttgaaaaataatagCTTCCAAATTCTAAAATAGAAACTGGTGACTTGTTCTTCCTTAGGAGGATGCAGATAGTATGCATTAAAGTGATGATTACAGGGAAATGTTTGAAATCAATGTCAAATTGGGTCCGAATTCTGCTAATCAATTTACAGCAACAATAAAAAACATATTGAGAAAACCGAAAATTAATGATTATTATTAACCTGCGCAATAATACCGGTTGGGATATGCTTGAGACGAACAGCAGTCTCACGCTTGTTACGGTGCTGACCACCGGGACCGGACGATTTATAGGTATCCATCTCACACTGACTCATCAGTTTCTCGTCGGACATCGCCAACAATTCCCTGCCTCCATCAGTATTTGAACTCGAAATCGGAGGAATCTTATCGACGCTGGTGGTGTAATGGAACAACGAAGTCCGATTTGGTGCAATCGATGTGGTATCGTTACCCTTGATGATGATACCGAAGCGGAGTTGAAAACGTCGGAGTGGTACCGGAGCTGCCGGCGACAGCGCCGTCGTTTTTGGCCATACTTTCACACACGATTTTACAAGGTGAAAAGCCATGAGGAGTGAGGAGTGTTGGTTCACCTGGATTAGAAACGACGAGAGAAAAAGCCAATAAACATGAGCATGCTTTACATGTTGTACTATGTGCATAATTAAGTGTACACTGCATTTACACTCCGCAACctacagagtctaaatgaaatgaaaGTATATGTATATGCAATTTTTCAATAATATATCATAATTAACTTGATTAGTTTCATTTACATTTCGAATTATGCATAACAAACATGTTTGGATTTTGTTTATTCGAGATAACCAAATACATAACAACTTATGCTACTAATACCCGAacacaagaaaaaaaaacaccaaCAAAAAGATAACCATAAATGTCCACAACTGTAATTTCTGTTTATTCCCTTTCCTCTTTAACAAAGAATTGTTccacataaaaaaaattacaaaacaaaaAGGAGAGACTCATATCCaagaaaaaaatgaaacaaaaagaAAGATAACTATACTACTACACTACACTCAGATCGCTCTTTAGAAACAATTGTCCCTTCCTTTCGTCATCAATGTAGTAAAAATTTTGACCAAAATGTCAACAGCATGTGTATATAAAGAGAATATTTACAACTTTGCCACCCATCAAGTGCTACTAGCAACCTCGGCAGCACGTTGCCTCATCATCTCCATAACCGCCACCCTCCGACGGCTATCCGACTGTTGTTGCAGCCTTCTCAAATGTTCATTTAAATCTCTGtatccaaaataaataaataaaatcacaatacaaaaacaagtaaaaacataCTTTCTTCAAAATAAACACAAACACGCACCTGCAACGTGGGACATGACATTGAGATTCTTTACAAGCGCGAGCATGAAGTCGAAGTAAATACCACATTCTGTTACAAAGAAGACAACCACCCGAAGCCCGAGTCTTACAATTAATCCCGTGTCTGAAAAGCCCTTTCACTTTGCGACAATTCGGATACTGGCAAAGTGCCGATCCACATTGAGCCGCATGCACCAAAAGATCAAGCATTTTCCTAAGCTGCAATTTTCAAATTTATAAACTCGGTTatcaaaatcattaaaaaaaaaaaaaaaaaaaaaaaatctccagggtaaaaaatgaaaatataatataCCTGTAAAACTCGTTGTTGCCGGGCTTCTTTATTTTGTCCATCGCGTTCAGCAATGGAGGGATGATTTGTCAAGTTATGAGGATGATCGATTCCTACATAACATGCATTGCAGACATCGAAATCGGGACAAAGCTCGCACCGCCAGCCTTGTCCCGTTTCGATGTCGAGGTGGCATTTGTTACATGATGTAACAAATGCCGGGGCGGTTGGATTGTGAAGGTGATACAAAACCATCATTGATGAATGTTTTGCACGCCGAAGAGTGTCGTATTGGTAGTGGTTTCCTTGGCAAAGACTCAAAAAAGCCTGTCGCGTATCGAAAAATTCACTCTCCAGAATCTCGTCTTTGTCTTTTGTGTCTGTTGGCACACCGTTGATTTCGATCTGCAAGTTTATTTATTTACAATTTTTAACCTaattcaaaaatatatatattttatacggAAATGTAACAGTGAAAGCAACTAACGGGATATAGTGCATGCTTCTCCCTGTGGTTAATAGGATGTTTTTCTCTCTCATCAAGCTTTTGTTCCATTTCGTGACACCTGCAAGCTCATTCACAATCATTGggattataattttaataaatataaggAAAACAGCATTTGTTATAACTTATTATAATCTAGTGTTTGTTGAGACCACTAAAGTAGCTAATAAGCtagttttttaattatatatctaaatgtccttttattttttttttacagttGTCATCTAGCTTATCAGCTACTTTTTAGTTTTTACCAAACACTATTACTTTACCAGCTAGTCTGCCAAACACAATCTAAAAAGAAAtagattaaattatatttttggtcCACAAGTATAgttcatttttttcaattttggtcccaaTGAGTTTTCTCTTGCAATTTTGGTCTTatttgaggtttttggtcgtTGTTCCAAGTAAAATGAGTATATTTTTTGGACAAAAATGGCAAAAATAAGCTACActgagggaccaaaaatgtaatttagtcAAAGAAATATTATGGTTACCTATCACATAGACGAAAATTCTTGCATTGGTGACAAACCCAGCGCTTTCCAGACACCATTAGAACACAACAATGAGTGCACGCAGGTTGCAAGTGAACCATGATGAAATCTTCCTTCATTGGGGAAATCAATTCACCAAGCTGTAAAAAACGTGATTTCCAATTAAACATgaataagtaaaaataaaaaaataaaaaaataaaaaaagaacctCAAGGCAAGATAAATATGAATATTATTAATTACCCTTACTTACCCTATGCATGAGTAGAAGATCTTTGGAAAGATCGGTTTGACCCGAGGCTTTTAGGCCTCGTTTTGTTATGGGTTTTTTAACTTTAATCGGCCCTTTTTTGTTTAACTTTCTTCCATCTTCTTCTTGACCAAGTTTATAGATTATGTCCTCAGCAGCACCAGGCCAATAATCACCATCAAAATATGGCAATCTGGTTGCAGTTACTTTAGCTTTACACTCACCAGATGATATAAAGAAGTGGTCATATAAATTAGTAAGCTCAGCCACAATATTTTCCTTCATCGCCTTCCTTAACATAGCCACATACCTGGTacaaacaaaacataacaacaacattatttaaATGTCAATAATGAAATAAAATGGATATCTATCTAAATACTCACCATTCCCTTAGTTTATCAGACTTTGGTGTCTTCTGGATTTCAGGATGGCAATATAAAATATAGTCTTCACCCTTTAATGGAGGGCAAGCCCATATATAGCAACTTGTGAAACCACGCAATTTACAGTATTCTAGATAACCAATCtgaaacaagaaaaaaaatggtgaaaaatattgaatttgaaGAAAAAATGGAAGGAGCAAAAAAAATACAGTACTTGCCAGAATTTCATGATATACAAAGGTGCGAAGTGCCTCTCCTGTTACGGTTTTAATATCTGGTCTGAAGTACTTAACAGAATCCAAATAAGAAAGATAAACACGGCGATGATTTGGGTTCTGAGATTCTGTCCCAAATTCTTGGACATACATCCCAAAAAGACATACTTCTACTCCTTCAATCTTCTGGAACAACAAAACTACCTTTGATTTATACCCAAACTCCTTGGGATAATTTTCATCTTCAAACATTTCAACAAATCTTTGTTTCACTTCCAACTTCTTGTCAACAGACGAGACAACTCTGACAACAAGCGATTCCGCTCCAGGAACCtgataaaaacaaaaacatacCTTTTAAATGTATCACTGAGATTATAATTTATAAGATGAGGATGAGGATGAGCTACCTACCTCATCATAAGTTCTCCCATGGAACCTTGCTCTTTCCATTCGTTCCTGTTTCAACCTCTTAAACAGCCGATTCTCTATATGATCACTGAGAATTGTTCGAGGCAAATCTTTTGCACCAAGAACCGAACTTTGAGGTAGGGGAATCCTTTCTCCTTTTTCCACTTCTTCAATGTAACAATTTGGACAAGTGTACTCTGCTTCTCCTCCATCGTTTCTTTTACCATTAAATAATGCACATATTTGATGTTGCCAGCCTTCACATTTGTCACATTGAACCCACTgtcgtaaaaaaaaaaaaggattgaTTAAAACTTATTACTATAATAAATTAAGGATATAGATATACGTATTAAACGTACCCATTCTTCAGTCTCTTCGTCGTTTTTCTTTTTCTCCATTCTTGACTTTAGAATATTAGTTCCATCAACATTTATGGTCTCTCCACGTGTCTCATTATAGCAGGGAATACAAAAATAATGGCGGGTGTCACCAGTTCCAATGGTGTAAAACATTGCATTTCTTTTGATACGAGCACCACAAGGTGTGCAGTATATAGGTGGTGGTTCAAAACTAAGCTTTTCAACTGCACATAACTGACAAGCATTCTCGTTCACTGAACTCTCCATAGCTTGAtgcttttccacctttgctttaCTCTAAAAGTAACAATATAAATTACAAAAACAAATTAAATTTTAGGAAAACATAAGAATAACTAGAAACATGAGTGTAATTTTCTAATCTGGAATTCTGACCTGGCCCACCCACTGTCTGAGACCTGCAATATGTTCCCGAATCTGCTCCGGAGTAAACAATTCCATCATTGATACTCCCTTTATTTTTGGCTTTCCGGACTTTGTTACACCACAAGTTTCAGATTCCACCTCTTTTTCAGTCTTAACAAACTCCACACTTTGTATACTTTCAGACTTCTGTACAGAAGTTGCAGGGAGATCTGTTTTGACTTCAGACTTTATAGGAATAACAGCTTGATGTTCTTCAACCGGTGCATCTTTAAGAGCTTCTAGGGTATTAGAGATGGGAATTGGTACGTTGGAATTATCAATTCCGGTAGGTAGTGATTCTGATGGTGGTTCGATCTTTATGCGTTTCATGGGCGGGTGTAAAGCTTCTGAAGTTTCAACCACTGATGGACTCATTTTCATAGCATGTATGCCAGCATGATCACTATGGTGATCAGGTGGAAGAccggaattggaattggaatcgGTACGAATGCCGGTTTTTAGTTGCACGAAACGCTTAACCGGAACACAAACCGGACAAGTTGGATCCCGACAATTCCAGTGATGATGGAGTAGATGTTTTGTCACACGACAACGAGGGAATCGGCATCGAACAAGATCTTTGCATGATGCCATATGATTCCATAGTTTTTGAGCTGTTATGCAATTGGGTTCTGGGCATTTGCCAGGTGGATGAACACATTTGCGAGCATGTCGCAAGAACAAAAGCCATCTTTGTTGCTTCTCATACTGTAACTCAAGGTTTGAATCACCCATAGCCCTGGAATTATTACCAGATGCTTCTGAAGATAGATTATTCCTTTGAGCTTCATCTTGCCCTGTTATTCTTTGATGAAATTCCTCTTGAAAATTCGGATCATAAGACATGTTACCCAATCTTGAATTTGAATCCCATTGACCCTCTGGTTCATTTGGGGAGTCCACATCAAATTGGTGTTGTAGCATCTGCTGTGAAGTTTCTGCCATTGGTAACTTATTAGTTGCCATGGATGACTGGAATTGTTCATTAACTTGTGCCTGCAAACCTTCATTTTCAGATTCCATTCCAGGCTCTGACTTTATTTGACCACCGGAATCAGATATCATCTGAGACTTTCCAAACGACAACCGTTGATTCTGCTGAATTTGCAGCATCTGTTGCTGTAAATGAAGAGGTTGttgaccctgaaaatccatcttTTGCTCGgtatttttcaaatttgattgATTTTTCATCAATGGGGAACTTGTTTTATGTAATGCCTGCAAGCTCACCGGATTCATGTTCCGGGAGGTTGTGCCGCCATAAAAGTTCCCGGAATTTAAAGAATCAACAGTACGACCACCATGTGATGACATTTGTTGCTGATTTGAATCAAAATGTGGTTTTTGGGAGTTTACATATGAGCCATTCATCATCTGTAAATTGTTGTTATTCATCATCCCTACATTGTTTATTGATCCATTTTGAAACCCGTAAGCCTTTTGCTGCAAACTAGACCTAATTCCACCAGCCATATGGCTTCCAAGACTATGCAAGAGTTGACTATTTTGACCACCAACTTGCTGTTTTTGATTTAGTGGCTGAGAGACAATTGTAGAATCCACACCCGAAATCCCAACAAGATTATTAGATGAATCCGCATTCATGTAAGACTGTTTACCAGTGTTATTAatattgccattgttgttgttgttgttgttgttgttgttgttgttgttgttgttgttactaAATCCAGGAGTAGGTATCATTTGGCTTGCCATTCTTTGTGCACTCATTGATGAAATCATGCTGTTCCCACCGGAACCCATGGCAAAATTGGATGTTGACTGTTGATATCCATTAGTCAACCCTCCTGCATTCAAAAGTGGATTCCCTTGTGAAATgttattcatatcaaaattttgcTACAGATTATGAGGTGTAAATAATTAAATACTGTCAGATGAACTGAAGGAACCACTATTAGGTATGAAGCTTCCAGTATTACCACCATTTGAAAACGAGTGATCCATAGATGATTGAACAGTTACGCTTGAATTCCCGGTTTGAGATACGCCCGGAGTCGGAATCATGATTCCCATTGCAACAGAGGTATTCCTATTCCCTTGCTGCTGATATTGTTGATTGTGATTATTCAATGGAAGACGTTTGATCAAACTATGTAGCCGAATTTCTAATGTCTCCAAGTTCATATACTCCTCCTAaaattgaaaatatatatattttttaaaaaaaaaacaatttataagaaaatataaaagaataaaatgttTGCAAACATAAAAACAAACCTTGGAGGTAGCAATTTTAAAAAGGCCTTCCTCTAATCGTTTAACAATATCAAGCACTTTCTTTTGGGCTATCTCTTGTGTTTGTTGTCGTTGCATGAGAAAAGCATAGCTGGGGAAAAGAGATTCAAATTTAATTGTCAGGGGTCAAAATAGGAGAAAATGTAAATCTTGAGGGGCTATTTATATCAAATTTAGGAAGACTTACATTTTCTCTTGTATGAATCGCCTTGCCTTGACAAAACCAGGCTCCATAATGAGTGTACTACGCTGACCTCCTACACTGTTTTGCATCATGTTCTGCTGATGTGGCAGGGCAGGCAGTGGCTGATTGGGCACCTGCCCGGAGAACTGACCAGCCATCTGTGTCTGTAAATTCATTCTTAAGCTCTTGTCTTCAATCAATATATGATATAATTCATAACACAATGTCACAATCCAATAGTCTTGATCAATATCACATATTCCATAATATTAACGATGCCTAATCATTTACTCAAGCTGTATGCATAATTACAATTGAGTGCaagaaataaaaaacaaatgGAAAAATAAGGTCAAAGAATCTGATTTTAAATGATTTGCTGGATTTGCAGTAATGTACTAAAACAGAATCCCAAACAGTCAAGTGTCAACTCTAGTTAATGTACATTTCTATTGGCATGTAAGATAGAGATGGAACTCTGTCACAATCAACTTCAATAAATCTTCAGCAGAAAGCCTGTCACATCAACAATGCCTATGGATTCGCTCACATTAAAATCGCAAACAAACAAGTCAACTTAAGACATGACACCCAAACATTGATAATGATCCCCAATTACAGGAATTTTCAAAACTGAAACTTCCAAAACccaaactaaaaaaatatatatgacgAAGTGGATGTGACTTTATAAGCTAAAACGAACAAAAATCATCCACTTCATACGACATTAACTATAGCGTAGTTCTTGGACACTATCCAGTTCAATTacacaaaaccctaatccaaatTCTACAAATTGATACGATCAAATACAAATTAACTAAAAGTGATCGAGAATCAGAGGAAAGCTAACAACTGATCGCAGTACAAGTACCTTACTTGTTATTGTTCTTGGTCTTTGAACAGTACGGCGATGAGTAATCAAAAACGTGTTTGTCCACCCCTATACGACTTGCAGagtatgagagagaaagagagaagaaTTTTGTCGGACCTTGTCATAGACAAGAAATTTTACGACCCGATTTCTATGGGTTATCGGATTCATGTAGGAATGACCCGAAACAAAAAACAGTTTCCCAATTTGGGTTCTAAAGAGGGCTTTCCATGAACCCACTTTAAAAGCAAGCTAGCATCGTATTCGTGTATTCCCTTCTTTTTATCAATGAATATATTCatctatttatagaaaaatcattatTTTTTGGGTAATTACCCAACAAAaactatttttgtttatttttatacaaaaaccattgtcattttaaaatattaatagaACCAATATCAACCGGGTATTGCCAAATGTTTTAAACCGGAATTGATTCGGTTGGTCGAACAGTTAGACCTTGAATCGATGAAGAGACCGAGCCAACTAAGAGcagtgtttttttattatttatgaatCGGATTGAATCGGCCGATTTTACCATAAAGCCGATTGAACCGTAGACCAAAGCCGTTACAAAAATCCGTTTTAAacctaataaaaaaataatagcaCAAGGTACCATACTCATAATTATCTATTATTATTTTCAAAAGCATTACACAGTTACGTAACATATAGAAAATGTTGTGAAACAAAACATCAAACGATTTTGACTTAATAttcgattgttttttttttaattttgattcaCCGTTACATAGTAACACACCCCACGTTGATCTCACTATTCATTGTTCTTTGTTCCTTGAAACATCAATCTTTTCATGTTAACTAAAAAACTTTATTAAATttacatattttattttaataaacagTAGAGATTTGATAGATTCAAATTGTTGAATAACATGTAATTATTCACATTTATATTTCAACTCCAAAGCATCTTGACATGCAATAAGAAGAAGTCTCTTACTTGTGGAACTAATACTTCCACTTCTTTTTTGGTCTAGCTGAAGAAGACTAGAATATTAACTCGTATATGAAAGATTTTCAATAGTATGTGAAGGTTGAATAGGAAATACATCATTATGCATTGTAGCTATAGAATAATCACTCATATTCTAAAAATCAAATCGAACCGGTGGTTCAACTGATCAACCCGTGGCCCGTTCATCACACCAAGTCATTTAGAACGTTAGAGTAAAAACAAACAATTGGAAGGGTTTTACAAGGTTTGGGTTTTCAAAAGGGCTTCCATGAAAAGGATTAGTTTGATATGATTGACTAAGATAATCAAAAGTTTGGTCCTAGTAAGTTTTGATTTTATAACCTCGTTCACAAAAAGTTTTGTAACCTTGTTAGTCACTCTAGTGTGGTGTTAAGAGAGAGATTCACATGACTAATTGACcataagtttggtaagttttgatttTGAAGCCTTCTTGCTCATCTTAATCCAGATGATGATGGAACATGAAGAACACAAGCGTCACCGGTGGCTACTTGGTCACAAACAATATGTATTGATCTCGATCAAGGTGTTTTGTCTTTGTCTCTAATGTTAAATTGGATTTGGAGAAAAAAAGATAAATTGCACGTACATCACCGCAGTACATAATAGTAGCTTTAGAAATCAAACCGGCATGTCTCAGAAACTGCATTGGCAACAACATGATACTCAACCTCTGCACTAGCACCAAAACGAGAGTTtgtgggtggttgcttagagaaACATGGGAGAAGATTATCGTTGAGGTAAACATGGTAACCTAAAGTAAAGTGTCAGGTGGAAGGACATCACATTACCACTTTAGATAGTATTAAACTTAAAGGTTATTCATGTTGTTTTGTAACAAATCATCAGGAAATTCATATTTTATCATCTTATACAAAGTATGACAAAGATTATGGTTGTTATTTCCTAACAAGTACTAGTAGAGAAGGTTGTGCTTTTTATCATGAGTGAAGAGTaaacataaattaaatattaCTTTGTATACCAAGCATTATATATGTGATAATTAAGGTTACGCATGTTTATATTTATCAGAATAATATTGTTTGTTATAAACCTCATTCTGCCATCAAACCCAACACTTGATAGTTGATATAAAAATACTTTGTTTTGTACCATATATGGATATTGATTGATCTCAAGTGGATGATACGTTTTTGCCTCACTAACCTCCATAAAAAGATATTTGGACTTAATTTGATCTTTTAATGATAATTGATAAATGAACTTTCCTTATTTCACACATTGGCCACAGAATCTTCCAACAAACTACACATGTCTGCAAGTTTTACATTTCACATTTTTTCACAATCAAAAGTTATGCTTATGTCTCTATGTGTTTGGACTTCATTTaaagttttatataattaatcaGAGACAATGTGAATTTCggttctattgaagtgatatctGATCCAATATGTAAAAACTGTTTGATTCTATTGATTGTGGCGATTGGCAAATAATGCCAAAATGAACTAGGTATAGACATTTGTTATGGTGTGCAAAACATGTTGATTACAGAGCCCCAATAAAACACATATTTTGGATAAATTTATAGCTATCATTAAATTTATCATCAAAACACATTTTGTTTTAGAAATCAAACTCCTTGATGTTGTTGGAAATTggaatctttaaaaaaaaaattcaagtcatTTTTTGCATGAGATTGTGCTTAGATTTTAGGAAATTCAAGTAAATCTTAATATATGAAGATCATAAATGGGATACCCGATACATGCGGTTATCTACCCGCGAACCCGATGGTTATTTTTATGTTCTAACcactaaaatttcattttttatagtTGGAACACTAATCATTTTATAACCAGGGATATTGGGGTATTTTAACTTCAATTGTcacaatagttgaacaaaaatgGGAGTATAAATGTTTAATGACTCACCCACTAAAATGAAGTTGACATGTTGGAAAATGGGTTACCATTTAATGCATTAAAAACTATTTTTGTATTACAAAAAATACCAATCAAACGTCTTCAAATTCATTTTGAAAAGTTGGTTGCTATTTAATATAGAAAGTGTAAAAGCTCACACAATTCTGGGGCTCATGTTGAACTTGCAGTCTCTGAAAAATCTCGAAATCATCTCAGCTTTTTCGGATGAAATGTCAGTGTTTTCCAGAATGTTTTCCTTTGATGCTTTGGCTATTGCTTCGATTGATCCTATGCTTTGAAGCTGTCACCACAAAACAGATTGCCAGAAACTGTCACCATGAGGTGATATAATATTTCAAAGCCACGTAACTAAATAcatgaaatagcaacatactttcatttgttTGTGTATCATAGCATCCTGCTTTGatttctt is a window of Lactuca sativa cultivar Salinas chromosome 1, Lsat_Salinas_v11, whole genome shotgun sequence DNA encoding:
- the LOC111913474 gene encoding uncharacterized protein LOC111913474 — protein: MHIVQHVKHAHVYWLFLSSFLIQVNQHSSLLMAFHLVKSCVKVWPKTTALSPAAPVPLRRFQLRFGIIIKGNDTTSIAPNRTSLFHYTTSVDKIPPISSSNTDGGRELLAMSDEKLMSQCEMDTYKSSGPGGQHRNKRETAVRLKHIPTGIIAQASEDRSQHKNRASALARLRSLLALKVRNSIDLETYTPPPELLQVLPPKSTIRGSDCGPQIGHNNPKFVLGMQALLDLIFAVDGSVADAAKKLGLSTGALSRLILSDDSLRQAVNEFRASKGMKPLK
- the LOC111913473 gene encoding histone acetyltransferase HAC1 isoform X2, producing MAGQFSGQVPNQPLPALPHQQNMMQNSVGGQRSTLIMEPGFVKARRFIQEKIYAFLMQRQQTQEIAQKKVLDIVKRLEEGLFKIATSKEEYMNLETLEIRLHSLIKRLPLNNHNQQYQQQGNRNTSVAMGIMIPTPGVSQTGNSSVTVQSSMDHSFSNGGGLTNGYQQSTSNFAMGSGGNSMISSMSAQRMASQMIPTPGFSNNNNNNNNNNNNNNNNGNINNTGKQSYMNADSSNNLVGISGVDSTIVSQPLNQKQQVGGQNSQLLHSLGSHMAGGIRSSLQQKAYGFQNGSINNVGMMNNNNLQMMNGSYVNSQKPHFDSNQQQMSSHGGRTVDSLNSGNFYGGTTSRNMNPVSLQALHKTSSPLMKNQSNLKNTEQKMDFQGQQPLHLQQQMLQIQQNQRLSFGKSQMISDSGGQIKSEPGMESENEGLQAQVNEQFQSSMATNKLPMAETSQQMLQHQFDVDSPNEPEGQWDSNSRLGNMSYDPNFQEEFHQRITGQDEAQRNNLSSEASGNNSRAMGDSNLELQYEKQQRWLLFLRHARKCVHPPGKCPEPNCITAQKLWNHMASCKDLVRCRFPRCRVTKHLLHHHWNCRDPTCPVCVPVKRFVQLKTGIRTDSNSNSGLPPDHHSDHAGIHAMKMSPSVVETSEALHPPMKRIKIEPPSESLPTGIDNSNVPIPISNTLEALKDAPVEEHQAVIPIKSEVKTDLPATSVQKSESIQSVEFVKTEKEVESETCGVTKSGKPKIKGVSMMELFTPEQIREHIAGLRQWVGQSKAKVEKHQAMESSVNENACQLCAVEKLSFEPPPIYCTPCGARIKRNAMFYTIGTGDTRHYFCIPCYNETRGETINVDGTNILKSRMEKKKNDEETEEWWVQCDKCEGWQHQICALFNGKRNDGGEAEYTCPNCYIEEVEKGERIPLPQSSVLGAKDLPRTILSDHIENRLFKRLKQERMERARFHGRTYDEVPGAESLVVRVVSSVDKKLEVKQRFVEMFEDENYPKEFGYKSKVVLLFQKIEGVEVCLFGMYVQEFGTESQNPNHRRVYLSYLDSVKYFRPDIKTVTGEALRTFVYHEILIGYLEYCKLRGFTSCYIWACPPLKGEDYILYCHPEIQKTPKSDKLREWYVAMLRKAMKENIVAELTNLYDHFFISSGECKAKVTATRLPYFDGDYWPGAAEDIIYKLGQEEDGRKLNKKGPIKVKKPITKRGLKASGQTDLSKDLLLMHRLGELISPMKEDFIMVHLQPACTHCCVLMVSGKRWVCHQCKNFRLCDRCHEMEQKLDEREKHPINHREKHALYPIEINGVPTDTKDKDEILESEFFDTRQAFLSLCQGNHYQYDTLRRAKHSSMMVLYHLHNPTAPAFVTSCNKCHLDIETGQGWRCELCPDFDVCNACYVGIDHPHNLTNHPSIAERDGQNKEARQQRVLQLRKMLDLLVHAAQCGSALCQYPNCRKVKGLFRHGINCKTRASGGCLLCNRMWYLLRLHARACKESQCHVPRCRDLNEHLRRLQQQSDSRRRVAVMEMMRQRAAEVASST
- the LOC111913473 gene encoding histone acetyltransferase HAC1 isoform X1, yielding MNLQTQMAGQFSGQVPNQPLPALPHQQNMMQNSVGGQRSTLIMEPGFVKARRFIQEKIYAFLMQRQQTQEIAQKKVLDIVKRLEEGLFKIATSKEEYMNLETLEIRLHSLIKRLPLNNHNQQYQQQGNRNTSVAMGIMIPTPGVSQTGNSSVTVQSSMDHSFSNGGGLTNGYQQSTSNFAMGSGGNSMISSMSAQRMASQMIPTPGFSNNNNNNNNNNNNNNNNGNINNTGKQSYMNADSSNNLVGISGVDSTIVSQPLNQKQQVGGQNSQLLHSLGSHMAGGIRSSLQQKAYGFQNGSINNVGMMNNNNLQMMNGSYVNSQKPHFDSNQQQMSSHGGRTVDSLNSGNFYGGTTSRNMNPVSLQALHKTSSPLMKNQSNLKNTEQKMDFQGQQPLHLQQQMLQIQQNQRLSFGKSQMISDSGGQIKSEPGMESENEGLQAQVNEQFQSSMATNKLPMAETSQQMLQHQFDVDSPNEPEGQWDSNSRLGNMSYDPNFQEEFHQRITGQDEAQRNNLSSEASGNNSRAMGDSNLELQYEKQQRWLLFLRHARKCVHPPGKCPEPNCITAQKLWNHMASCKDLVRCRFPRCRVTKHLLHHHWNCRDPTCPVCVPVKRFVQLKTGIRTDSNSNSGLPPDHHSDHAGIHAMKMSPSVVETSEALHPPMKRIKIEPPSESLPTGIDNSNVPIPISNTLEALKDAPVEEHQAVIPIKSEVKTDLPATSVQKSESIQSVEFVKTEKEVESETCGVTKSGKPKIKGVSMMELFTPEQIREHIAGLRQWVGQSKAKVEKHQAMESSVNENACQLCAVEKLSFEPPPIYCTPCGARIKRNAMFYTIGTGDTRHYFCIPCYNETRGETINVDGTNILKSRMEKKKNDEETEEWWVQCDKCEGWQHQICALFNGKRNDGGEAEYTCPNCYIEEVEKGERIPLPQSSVLGAKDLPRTILSDHIENRLFKRLKQERMERARFHGRTYDEVPGAESLVVRVVSSVDKKLEVKQRFVEMFEDENYPKEFGYKSKVVLLFQKIEGVEVCLFGMYVQEFGTESQNPNHRRVYLSYLDSVKYFRPDIKTVTGEALRTFVYHEILIGYLEYCKLRGFTSCYIWACPPLKGEDYILYCHPEIQKTPKSDKLREWYVAMLRKAMKENIVAELTNLYDHFFISSGECKAKVTATRLPYFDGDYWPGAAEDIIYKLGQEEDGRKLNKKGPIKVKKPITKRGLKASGQTDLSKDLLLMHRLGELISPMKEDFIMVHLQPACTHCCVLMVSGKRWVCHQCKNFRLCDRCHEMEQKLDEREKHPINHREKHALYPIEINGVPTDTKDKDEILESEFFDTRQAFLSLCQGNHYQYDTLRRAKHSSMMVLYHLHNPTAPAFVTSCNKCHLDIETGQGWRCELCPDFDVCNACYVGIDHPHNLTNHPSIAERDGQNKEARQQRVLQLRKMLDLLVHAAQCGSALCQYPNCRKVKGLFRHGINCKTRASGGCLLCNRMWYLLRLHARACKESQCHVPRCRDLNEHLRRLQQQSDSRRRVAVMEMMRQRAAEVASST